A window of Variovorax paradoxus EPS genomic DNA:
CGCACGGCGAGGGCGGCAACCTGGTGGGCGCGCCGCTCCAGGGCCGCGTGCTGATCGTCGACGACGTGATGTCCGCCGGCACCGCGGTGCGCGAATCGATCGCCGCGATCCAGGCCGCCGGCGCCACGCCGCATGCCGTGGCCATCGCGCTCGACCGCCAGGAAAAAGCCACCGAGAACGGCGTCGACGTGGACCACAGCGCCGTGCAGTACGTGCGCAACCAGCTCGGCCTTTCGGTGATCGCCATTGCCACGCTGGACGACCTGCTGAGCTACCTCTCGGGCGATGCCGCCGCCGACCTGGGCGCGCACCGCGAGCGCGTGCTGGCCTACCGCACGCGCTACGGCGCCCACTGAGGAACCAACAGCGATGCGCACACGCGATCACGGCAAGCCCCACCGCCTGCTGGCGGCGGCATCGTTTTTCCTGGTGGCCTTTGCTGCTGTTGGCGTTGCGCATGCACAGGGCAAGGACGTGCCCGCCGGCAGCATCTACACCTGCACCGATGCGCAGGGCCGCACGCTCACGGCGGACCGTCCGATTCCTGCCTGCAACGACCGCGAGCAGCGCGAGCTGAGCCCGAGCGGCCTCACGCGCCGCAAGATCGAACCGACGTACTCGGCGCGCGAAATGGCCGAGCGTGAAGACCGCGCCCGCGAAGCCGCGGTGCAGGCCGCCAAGGCAACCGACGAGCGCCGCCGCGAGCGCGCGCTGCTGGTGCGCTACCCGAGCCCCGCCTCGCACGATCGCGAGCGCAAAGAAGCGCTGTCGCAGGTCGATGCCGTGATCCAGGCGGCGCAGAAGCGCATCGCCGAACTGAGCGAAGACCGCCAGAAGATCGACGAGGAGCTCGAGTTCTACAAGAAGGACACGAGCAAGGCGCCGGGCGCGATGCGCCGCAAGCTCGAAGACAACACGCAGAGCGTGGCGGTGCAAAACCGCTTCATTGCCGAGCAGGAAGAAGAGAAGAAGCGGGTGAATGCGCGCTTCGATGAAGAGCGTGGGCGGTTGAAGCCGCTGTGGGGACCCGCCCCGAGCGCAGCCGCAGCAGCAGCA
This region includes:
- the pyrE gene encoding orotate phosphoribosyltransferase, translated to MAVDGEKSSAVAQDFVQFARDAGVLRFGEFKTKAGRMSPYFFNSGLFDDGAKIARLAGFYADRLIESGLEFDMIFGPAYKGIPLGATVAAELARRGRNYPFAYNRKEAKAHGEGGNLVGAPLQGRVLIVDDVMSAGTAVRESIAAIQAAGATPHAVAIALDRQEKATENGVDVDHSAVQYVRNQLGLSVIAIATLDDLLSYLSGDAAADLGAHRERVLAYRTRYGAH
- a CDS encoding DUF4124 domain-containing protein, producing MRTRDHGKPHRLLAAASFFLVAFAAVGVAHAQGKDVPAGSIYTCTDAQGRTLTADRPIPACNDREQRELSPSGLTRRKIEPTYSAREMAEREDRAREAAVQAAKATDERRRERALLVRYPSPASHDRERKEALSQVDAVIQAAQKRIAELSEDRQKIDEELEFYKKDTSKAPGAMRRKLEDNTQSVAVQNRFIAEQEEEKKRVNARFDEERGRLKPLWGPAPSAAAAAASR